The Rhododendron vialii isolate Sample 1 chromosome 8a, ASM3025357v1 genome has a window encoding:
- the LOC131335981 gene encoding abietadienol/abietadienal oxidase isoform X3, with protein sequence MRETCYGTVWAYAMIVAVVFVIVFLSKFELINRKSTYYKKRTENGNEYKLPPGGRGWPLIGDSLSWYNAVASSHPPSYVQQEVQRYGKIFSCSVFGKRAVVSADPSFNRFIMQNEGKLFQSSYPKSFRDLVGKNGVITVQGDQQRKLHGIASNMMRLDKLKSHFLKDIQMVMLQTLNNFRDNQVILLQDVCRKVAINLMVNQLLGASSEREEDEMARLFSDFVDGCLSLPINFPGFAYHTAMKARETIITKIKTTIEKHRQEEDTKEGGNGLLGRLVDEESLPDYAVVDFLINLIFAGNETTAKTMLFAVYYLTQSPPAMKQLLDEQRRLRSGKSDNKGEDMFITWQDYKQMSFTQCVIDETLRLGGIAIWLMREAKEDIQYQGYVVPKGCFVVPFLSAVHLDENLYEGARTFNPWRWMDPLNKEKRSWRNSPFYAPFGGGARFCPGAELARLQIALFLHYFVTSFRWTQLKEDRMSFFPSARLVNGFEIRITRRDDELEMK encoded by the exons ATGAGAGAAACATGTTATGGCACTGTATGGGCATATGCGATGATTGTAGCAGTAGTATTTGTCattgtttttctttcaaaatttgagcTGATTAATAGGAAGTCGACTTATTATAAGAAGAGAACAGAAAATGGTAATGAATATAAATTGCCGCCTGGAGGAAGAGGATGGCCGTTGATTGGTGATAGCTTAAGCTGGTACAATGCTGTTGCAAGTTCTCATCCCCCTAGTTACGTTCAACAAGAAGTTCAGCg GTATGGGAAGATATTCTCATGCAGTGTGTTTGGTAAACGGGCAGTGGTATCAGCGGATCCGAGTTTTAACCGATTCATAATGCAGAATGAAGGAAAACTATTCCAGTCCAGCTATCCCAAATCATTCAGAGATTTAGTTGGGAAAAATGGGGTGATCACTGTCCAAGGAGATCAACAAAGGAAGCTTCACGGGATCGCCTCCAACATGATGAGGTTAGATAAGCTCAAGTCCCATTTCTTGAAGGACATTCAAATGGTTATGCTTCAAACTTTGAACAATTTCCGCGACAACCAAGTCATTCTTCTCCAAGACGTTTGCAGAAAG GTAGCTATAAATCTGATGGTGAATCAACTGCTCGGAGCATCTAGCGAGAGGGAAGAAGATGAGATGGCTCGTTTGTTTTCTGATTTCGTGGATGGTTGTCTCTCTCTTCCCATCAATTTCCCAGGTTTTGCTTACCACACTGCCatgaag GCAAGGGAAACcataattaccaaaatcaaGACCACAATAGAGAAGCATAGACAAGAAGAAGATACAAAGGAAGGTGGGAATGGCCTACTTGGAAGACTCGTAGATGAAGAAAGCTTACCTGACTATGCTGTTGTTGATTTCCTTATCAACCTTATATTTGCTGGAAATGAAACAACAGCTAAGACCATGCTCTTTGCTGTTTACTACCTCACTCAGTCTCCACCTGCTATGAAGCAACTACTG GATGAGCAGCGAAGACTAAGAAGTGGAAAGAGCGACAATAAAGGCGAAGACATGTTCATAACATGGCAAGATTACAAACAAATGTCTTTCACTCAATGT GTTATAGATGAAACACTTCGGCTTGGAGGTATTGCAATTTGGTTAATGAGGGAGGCCAAAGAAGATATTCAATATCAAG GTTATGTGGTTCCGAAAGGATGCTTTGTGGTTCCATTTCTTTCAGCAGTCCATTTAGATGAAAATTTGTATGAAGGAGCTCGCACATTTAATCCCTGGAGATGGATGGACCCTCTCAATAAG GAAAAAAGGAGTTGGAGAAACAGCCCTTTTTACGCTCCCTTTGGTGGAGGAGCTCGATTTTGTCCAGGGGCAGAATTGGCTCGCCTTCAAATTGCTCTCTTTCTTCATTACTTTGTTACTTCATTCAG GTGGACCCAGCTCAAGGAAGATCGTATGTCTTTCTTTCCCTCTGCCCGATTAGTGAATGGCTTCGAAATCCGAATCACCAGACGAGACGACGAGCTAGAAATGAAATGA
- the LOC131335981 gene encoding abietadienol/abietadienal oxidase isoform X2: MRETCYGTVWAYAMIVAVVFVIVFLSKFELINRKSTYYKKRTENGNEYKLPPGGRGWPLIGDSLSWYNAVASSHPPSYVQQEVQRYGKIFSCSVFGKRAVVSADPSFNRFIMQNEGKLFQSSYPKSFRDLVGKNGVITVQGDQQRKLHGIASNMMRLDKLKSHFLKDIQMVMLQTLNNFRDNQVILLQDVCRKATINLMVNQLLGASSEREEDEMARLFSDFVDGCLSLPINFPGFAYHTAMKARETIITKIKTTIEKHRQEEDTKEGGNGLLGRLVDEESLPDYAVVDFLINLIFAGNETTAKTMLFAVYYLTQSPPAMKQLLDEQRRLRSGKSDNKGEDMFITWQDYKQMSFTQCVIDETLRLGGIAIWLMREAKEDIQYQGYVVPKGCFVVPFLSAVHLDENLYEGARTFNPWRWMDPLNKELEKQPFLRSLWWRSSILSRGRIGSPSNCSLSSLLCYFIQVDPAQGRSYVFLSLCPISEWLRNPNHQTRRRARNEMKRRINCIM; this comes from the exons ATGAGAGAAACATGTTATGGCACTGTATGGGCATATGCGATGATTGTAGCAGTAGTATTTGTCattgtttttctttcaaaatttgagcTGATTAATAGGAAGTCGACTTATTATAAGAAGAGAACAGAAAATGGTAATGAATATAAATTGCCGCCTGGAGGAAGAGGATGGCCGTTGATTGGTGATAGCTTAAGCTGGTACAATGCTGTTGCAAGTTCTCATCCCCCTAGTTACGTTCAACAAGAAGTTCAGCg GTATGGGAAGATATTCTCATGCAGTGTGTTTGGTAAACGGGCAGTGGTATCAGCGGATCCGAGTTTTAACCGATTCATAATGCAGAATGAAGGAAAACTATTCCAGTCCAGCTATCCCAAATCATTCAGAGATTTAGTTGGGAAAAATGGGGTGATCACTGTCCAAGGAGATCAACAAAGGAAGCTTCACGGGATCGCCTCCAACATGATGAGGTTAGATAAGCTCAAGTCCCATTTCTTGAAGGACATTCAAATGGTTATGCTTCAAACTTTGAACAATTTCCGCGACAACCAAGTCATTCTTCTCCAAGACGTTTGCAGAAAGGCAA CTATAAATCTGATGGTGAATCAACTGCTCGGAGCATCTAGCGAGAGGGAAGAAGATGAGATGGCTCGTTTGTTTTCTGATTTCGTGGATGGTTGTCTCTCTCTTCCCATCAATTTCCCAGGTTTTGCTTACCACACTGCCatgaag GCAAGGGAAACcataattaccaaaatcaaGACCACAATAGAGAAGCATAGACAAGAAGAAGATACAAAGGAAGGTGGGAATGGCCTACTTGGAAGACTCGTAGATGAAGAAAGCTTACCTGACTATGCTGTTGTTGATTTCCTTATCAACCTTATATTTGCTGGAAATGAAACAACAGCTAAGACCATGCTCTTTGCTGTTTACTACCTCACTCAGTCTCCACCTGCTATGAAGCAACTACTG GATGAGCAGCGAAGACTAAGAAGTGGAAAGAGCGACAATAAAGGCGAAGACATGTTCATAACATGGCAAGATTACAAACAAATGTCTTTCACTCAATGT GTTATAGATGAAACACTTCGGCTTGGAGGTATTGCAATTTGGTTAATGAGGGAGGCCAAAGAAGATATTCAATATCAAG GTTATGTGGTTCCGAAAGGATGCTTTGTGGTTCCATTTCTTTCAGCAGTCCATTTAGATGAAAATTTGTATGAAGGAGCTCGCACATTTAATCCCTGGAGATGGATGGACCCTCTCAATAAG GAGTTGGAGAAACAGCCCTTTTTACGCTCCCTTTGGTGGAGGAGCTCGATTTTGTCCAGGGGCAGAATTGGCTCGCCTTCAAATTGCTCTCTTTCTTCATTACTTTGTTACTTCATTCAG GTGGACCCAGCTCAAGGAAGATCGTATGTCTTTCTTTCCCTCTGCCCGATTAGTGAATGGCTTCGAAATCCGAATCACCAGACGAGACGACGAGCTAGAAATGAAATGAAGAGGAGAATTAATTGTATCATGTAA
- the LOC131335981 gene encoding abietadienol/abietadienal oxidase isoform X1: MRETCYGTVWAYAMIVAVVFVIVFLSKFELINRKSTYYKKRTENGNEYKLPPGGRGWPLIGDSLSWYNAVASSHPPSYVQQEVQRYGKIFSCSVFGKRAVVSADPSFNRFIMQNEGKLFQSSYPKSFRDLVGKNGVITVQGDQQRKLHGIASNMMRLDKLKSHFLKDIQMVMLQTLNNFRDNQVILLQDVCRKVAINLMVNQLLGASSEREEDEMARLFSDFVDGCLSLPINFPGFAYHTAMKARETIITKIKTTIEKHRQEEDTKEGGNGLLGRLVDEESLPDYAVVDFLINLIFAGNETTAKTMLFAVYYLTQSPPAMKQLLDEQRRLRSGKSDNKGEDMFITWQDYKQMSFTQCVIDETLRLGGIAIWLMREAKEDIQYQGYVVPKGCFVVPFLSAVHLDENLYEGARTFNPWRWMDPLNKELEKQPFLRSLWWRSSILSRGRIGSPSNCSLSSLLCYFIQVDPAQGRSYVFLSLCPISEWLRNPNHQTRRRARNEMKRRINCIM, translated from the exons ATGAGAGAAACATGTTATGGCACTGTATGGGCATATGCGATGATTGTAGCAGTAGTATTTGTCattgtttttctttcaaaatttgagcTGATTAATAGGAAGTCGACTTATTATAAGAAGAGAACAGAAAATGGTAATGAATATAAATTGCCGCCTGGAGGAAGAGGATGGCCGTTGATTGGTGATAGCTTAAGCTGGTACAATGCTGTTGCAAGTTCTCATCCCCCTAGTTACGTTCAACAAGAAGTTCAGCg GTATGGGAAGATATTCTCATGCAGTGTGTTTGGTAAACGGGCAGTGGTATCAGCGGATCCGAGTTTTAACCGATTCATAATGCAGAATGAAGGAAAACTATTCCAGTCCAGCTATCCCAAATCATTCAGAGATTTAGTTGGGAAAAATGGGGTGATCACTGTCCAAGGAGATCAACAAAGGAAGCTTCACGGGATCGCCTCCAACATGATGAGGTTAGATAAGCTCAAGTCCCATTTCTTGAAGGACATTCAAATGGTTATGCTTCAAACTTTGAACAATTTCCGCGACAACCAAGTCATTCTTCTCCAAGACGTTTGCAGAAAG GTAGCTATAAATCTGATGGTGAATCAACTGCTCGGAGCATCTAGCGAGAGGGAAGAAGATGAGATGGCTCGTTTGTTTTCTGATTTCGTGGATGGTTGTCTCTCTCTTCCCATCAATTTCCCAGGTTTTGCTTACCACACTGCCatgaag GCAAGGGAAACcataattaccaaaatcaaGACCACAATAGAGAAGCATAGACAAGAAGAAGATACAAAGGAAGGTGGGAATGGCCTACTTGGAAGACTCGTAGATGAAGAAAGCTTACCTGACTATGCTGTTGTTGATTTCCTTATCAACCTTATATTTGCTGGAAATGAAACAACAGCTAAGACCATGCTCTTTGCTGTTTACTACCTCACTCAGTCTCCACCTGCTATGAAGCAACTACTG GATGAGCAGCGAAGACTAAGAAGTGGAAAGAGCGACAATAAAGGCGAAGACATGTTCATAACATGGCAAGATTACAAACAAATGTCTTTCACTCAATGT GTTATAGATGAAACACTTCGGCTTGGAGGTATTGCAATTTGGTTAATGAGGGAGGCCAAAGAAGATATTCAATATCAAG GTTATGTGGTTCCGAAAGGATGCTTTGTGGTTCCATTTCTTTCAGCAGTCCATTTAGATGAAAATTTGTATGAAGGAGCTCGCACATTTAATCCCTGGAGATGGATGGACCCTCTCAATAAG GAGTTGGAGAAACAGCCCTTTTTACGCTCCCTTTGGTGGAGGAGCTCGATTTTGTCCAGGGGCAGAATTGGCTCGCCTTCAAATTGCTCTCTTTCTTCATTACTTTGTTACTTCATTCAG GTGGACCCAGCTCAAGGAAGATCGTATGTCTTTCTTTCCCTCTGCCCGATTAGTGAATGGCTTCGAAATCCGAATCACCAGACGAGACGACGAGCTAGAAATGAAATGAAGAGGAGAATTAATTGTATCATGTAA